In Salvia miltiorrhiza cultivar Shanhuang (shh) chromosome 4, IMPLAD_Smil_shh, whole genome shotgun sequence, the DNA window GTATGCATAATTTATCATGGACTTTGAAGAGCAAACTTTGCTCATTCTATTCATGGCACATAGAGACTCCAAAGTCCGAACCTATTTGGTTCACAGTAgctggtttttttttttcacagtcCATGATACATGATGCACAGGTCAATTTCTCACACTCGGACAACTACACATAGAAAACACCGGAAGAGAATCATCAACTTAATTCCAATCCTACTCCAACTTCTGGCATGACTCTGCCCTATAAAAGACATCCCTAAAAGAAAAGAGGCATAATTAGGAGGGCCaaatcttttaattttattattgaagAGAATGATTATAAACATTATTAGACGGGCCAAATCTCACAATGAGCAGCCAAAACCAAGAATGCAATCTTTGGCCAAATATATTTATGATCGCTAAAGAAGTAACCACTGTACACATTATTCCTAGAATAACATTTTATCAAGTAAgagattgaaaaaataaaaatagaagtCAGCTGTACAAGCTATCAAATTCCTTCTGAACTTTAAAACTATTAAACTTCTAACGCATGGAACCTATATGTTAGAGGCTTTAGTTAAAGAACAACTTCAAGCTAATGCTCAATTCAAACACATGAATGGACACacatatagtaaaaaaaaattcagataATGGGTGGTATCGTTAAGTAAATTTTTCTATAATTGATTATGCCTTATCAGGCAACTGAAACCAAGAGAAAAGTGTGCAACATAATTCAGCATGTTGTGCTTACCTAGTCCAACAATTAGAAGCAGACAGGTCAAATTGATGGTTAGCAGGAGGTCCACTAGTATTTCCATAAATTAGGCCATTCTGAACGGTTTCCCCCTTAGGCTTCATCACAGCTTGATTATCAGAAGTTTGTCCAAATAAAGTTCTTGGCAACCACGGACCATCAGAAATTGCAGGCCCAGATGAATTAATTGTTCCACCATTCTGGGAATTCCCAAATAAAACATGCTGCGGAGGATGAGAGCCAGAAGAGATTTGCTCATCCTTCTTGAACAGTGAAGCCATTGTTTTATGAGGTACCTGACGCACATTGTCTTCCTTGTTTAACAAGTTCATCTCTGGATGTAAAAGCCAGTTGACAGGCCCGCCAACCAAACCAAGACCATCCTGAACAAAAGGAGAGCTATTCCACATCTGCCATGAGCCATCGCCGTTTAAGACATTGGAGCTATCTTCTGAAACACGTGACCGCGATAATGGAGACTCAATTGGTGATGGCTTGGTAACTTTGGAAGGTGCAGCTTTAGTCTTCACAGCACATGGTTTTTCCAATCCAGTATCAACAAAACCCAGGTCCAGCTGAAAGCTATCAAGTGATTCAGAAACTGGTCCAAGCAAGGATATCGGATCTGGAACATAACAGGGGTCTTCAAAAATCTCTGACTCCTCTGGCAAAAATTGATGTGGTTTATCTCCCCTTTTCGGGAGCATGGTTTCAGAAGATAATGGAAGAACTGAACTGCTACTACTTGATCCAAAGAGACTGAACGGAGACTGCAGCCCAAAATCAATAGGATTGTCAAATGATTGTGTTGACGGAGGATTGCCAGAAAAGGGAGTGCACTGAACTTCTGCTTTATGCTTCCCGGTTGGTCTGCTTATAACATTCGAGTTAGAGGGGGGACCAACAGCTGGTGAACGAGCGAATAGTTGCTGCCACGACTTTTTAGGGGCTGTACATGGTTGAGGTTCAATGAGCACCTGCTAAAAAACCAGTGTGGCATAAATGAGAATATCATAACAAACAATATGTCAATTTCATGATTAGACACTGATAATGACCGCCTAACAATCACTCTACATGACCAGCATAACAAGCTCATGATTTGAGTTTCCCATGTTGAATAACAAAGAATTAGAGTAGGAACTGCAAAAAGAAATATCCCAGGACATCAAATAGTTAGCAAACTGATTTTTCTTTTAACATAATGCAGTAAGCGTCCAACAGCAGACCCCACTCACTCACCCCGCaaccaccaaaaaaaaaaaaaaaaacgaagaagaagaagaaataacATGCACACAAAGTTATAACAACTTAACACATGAAGCAACTTACCGGGCGGTTAGAACTCTTATCATCTCCATTTACAGTTGGCCTCCCAGAAGCCTGGTCAGGTTGTAATATTTCTTTTCTAGATGCAAGAGCTTGAGCATTTTCTACCAATGAGCTAGGTTTCTGTTCTCTTGAAACAGTAGACGTGTTAGTATTCTTTCCAAAAAAACCACCTCCGGTAAATGCTCTGGAAGAAGATAAAAATGTGCCCCGCATGCGATCCAAATATCTTGTTCCAGCATTCCCTCGGTTATGATTACCTGCTGCAGCACCCTTAAATCCATGCCCCAGTTCTGTACCATGAGGTTTCATACTTTCAGGTGCACTTCGCTGTTGCTCACGTCTATCACTATCACTCCTCTTGTTCTGGTCACTTTCTTTGCTCACTCTCTTTTCCAACTCCTCAACATCAGAGTTGCTTTTACTTGATCCTCTGTCTTTCTCCTTCCTTCTTTCCTGGCGCTTCCTTTCAGATTCTTTTCTACTATCTCTTTCCTTAGCTCGGGGGGACCCCTTTCCACGCTCTTTTTCAGCCTCCATTTTCTCATCTCGTAATCTCCTCCGTTCTTCAACCAACCTTGCGACCTCTTCGCGCTGCTTTCTTTCCTCCTCTTCTAGGAGCTCCTTCTCTAATCTAGCCTGCCTCTTCTCCTCGGCTTTTCTTCGAGCTTTCTCTCCTCTACTCTCCTGACCGTTCCCTCCACCTTCGCTTTGATTATCCAGCATTCCTCTGCGTTCTGAATCAGATGAAGTATCATCTCCGGATGAACTAACCCTAAAAATCTTTCTCCAAACCCACATGATGCTCAATAAAAAAGCTGTTAATGCTTTGCAAGCAAAAATAAATACACGAGAATAAGATTTTTCCGCCAGACAATGGTCATCCTCCCCACCAAATAAGCCACCGCCATTCCTCTTCCAATTTGACTTACCAGCAAAAGGCCCTGCAACCCAATTACCGTTCTCCAGCCAGTCCTGCCCACATATCCACCCATTGTCTGACCAAGCCTTCCCATTCAATATCTTCCCACCTTTGCCAACCAGATCCTTCAATATCCCTGAATTACCCATTCCTGGAGGGACTGGCAAATCCAGAACTGGCCTCTTCGAAATATGGCCACAATAAGAGCACATGAACTTGCCCCCACCAGGATTCTGATCCCGATACGCTGTCAAGCAATTCCTACACCTCCGGGTGGCAGTCTTCCTCAGTTTCTGCATTTCAATGGCCTCAAACCTTTTCCTCTCCCTAAGCCTATCATTCCTCCTGACCCTCCATGCTGACAACTGAGGCATCAGAACCTCGTACCAGAACAGTGTTACCAACAGAACTAACAAGCAAGCAAGCCTCGGGGACGTGATTTCAAATCGGAACGCCGGTGGCAAGAGCTGCGAAAGAGCCCATAGCCCAATCAGTGGTATTACTAGCCATGGCAACATGGTAGCAATCCTCCGCGACCACTTCTGAATCACGCAAAGTATACACATTATCCTCCTCAACCCACGTCTCTCTTCCCCAGTCTCCAACGCAATTAAAGAATATCAACCAATCGCAACTTCAAATAATCCCCCACCTTCCTCAATCACTAACACAAAACCCTAGAAACTCCTATTCTCAGAAATGCTTCTAATGCAAAACCGATTCCAGCAATTCCTCCAAAC includes these proteins:
- the LOC131022780 gene encoding uncharacterized protein LOC131022780 isoform X1 gives rise to the protein MCILCVIQKWSRRIATMLPWLVIPLIGLWALSQLLPPAFRFEITSPRLACLLVLLVTLFWYEVLMPQLSAWRVRRNDRLRERKRFEAIEMQKLRKTATRRCRNCLTAYRDQNPGGGKFMCSYCGHISKRPVLDLPVPPGMGNSGILKDLVGKGGKILNGKAWSDNGWICGQDWLENGNWVAGPFAGKSNWKRNGGGLFGGEDDHCLAEKSYSRVFIFACKALTAFLLSIMWVWRKIFRVSSSGDDTSSDSERRGMLDNQSEGGGNGQESRGEKARRKAEEKRQARLEKELLEEEERKQREEVARLVEERRRLRDEKMEAEKERGKGSPRAKERDSRKESERKRQERRKEKDRGSSKSNSDVEELEKRVSKESDQNKRSDSDRREQQRSAPESMKPHGTELGHGFKGAAAGNHNRGNAGTRYLDRMRGTFLSSSRAFTGGGFFGKNTNTSTVSREQKPSSLVENAQALASRKEILQPDQASGRPTVNGDDKSSNRPQVLIEPQPCTAPKKSWQQLFARSPAVGPPSNSNVISRPTGKHKAEVQCTPFSGNPPSTQSFDNPIDFGLQSPFSLFGSSSSSSVLPLSSETMLPKRGDKPHQFLPEESEIFEDPCYVPDPISLLGPVSESLDSFQLDLGFVDTGLEKPCAVKTKAAPSKVTKPSPIESPLSRSRVSEDSSNVLNGDGSWQMWNSSPFVQDGLGLVGGPVNWLLHPEMNLLNKEDNVRQVPHKTMASLFKKDEQISSGSHPPQHVLFGNSQNGGTINSSGPAISDGPWLPRTLFGQTSDNQAVMKPKGETVQNGLIYGNTSGPPANHQFDLSASNCWTRKDWTVPGSRESAPINRPHIGGLYSPPDVQSLWSYE
- the LOC131022780 gene encoding uncharacterized protein LOC131022780 isoform X2, encoding MCILCVIQKWSRRIATMLPWLVIPLIGLWALSQLLPPAFRFEITSPRLACLLVLLVTLFWYEVLMPQLSAWRVRRNDRLRERKRFEAIEMQKLRKTATRRCRNCLTAYRDQNPGGGKFMCSYCGHISKRPVLDLPVPPGMGNSGILKDLVGKGGKILNGKAWSDNGWICGQDWLENGNWVAGPFAGKSNWKRNGGGLFGGEDDHCLAEKSYSRVFIFACKALTAFLLSIMWVWRKIFRVSSSGDDTSSDSERRGMLDNQSEGGGNGQESRGEKARRKAEEKRQARLEKELLEEEERKQREEVARLVEERRRLRDEKMEAEKERGKGSPRAKERDSRKESERKRQERRKEKDRGSSKSNSDVEELEKRVSKESDQNKRSDSDRREQQRSAPESMKPHGTELGHGFKGAAAGNHNRGNAGTRYLDRMRGTFLSSSRAFTGGGFFGKNTNTSTVSREQKPSSLVENAQALASRKEILQPDQASGRPTVNGDDKSSNRPVLIEPQPCTAPKKSWQQLFARSPAVGPPSNSNVISRPTGKHKAEVQCTPFSGNPPSTQSFDNPIDFGLQSPFSLFGSSSSSSVLPLSSETMLPKRGDKPHQFLPEESEIFEDPCYVPDPISLLGPVSESLDSFQLDLGFVDTGLEKPCAVKTKAAPSKVTKPSPIESPLSRSRVSEDSSNVLNGDGSWQMWNSSPFVQDGLGLVGGPVNWLLHPEMNLLNKEDNVRQVPHKTMASLFKKDEQISSGSHPPQHVLFGNSQNGGTINSSGPAISDGPWLPRTLFGQTSDNQAVMKPKGETVQNGLIYGNTSGPPANHQFDLSASNCWTRKDWTVPGSRESAPINRPHIGGLYSPPDVQSLWSYE